Part of the Brassica oleracea var. oleracea cultivar TO1000 chromosome C8, BOL, whole genome shotgun sequence genome is shown below.
ACTTGCGTTTCCAACAACTCGGGGCTTACTTCACCTAAAGCCTGCTTCTCTGCGTAACACTGTAATTTTACACACTCAAACTGTTATTTACTTTGATACGATGGATTCAAAACCCAAGTGATCAAACTGTTATACCTGTGGCATCAAGAAGATCTGCCGTCCAGAATCAGATATGAGAATGTTGAAAGGGATGTTGTTGTTCTGGAGGCAAACACAGGCATCTGAGACAGTATCAGATAGGTCTTGCATAGAGCTTCCACCTTCAAAGAGAAGACTTCTCACAGGGTAATTCACAAGCTCTGAGATTTTCACACCACTAACAGTGGTTATCATCTTCTTTGAAGGAGCTTTCTCTAATGGGAAAGGCATGGCCAAGTAATAAGCCTGAAAGTGAAGATGGTTGATAGTGGCGAAAGCACCCAAGCTGTTGTAACCGAGTCTGAAGTAAGGATTAGCTGCCTCTGCCGCCATGTGAAGTGCAAGCAAAAGGCTTTTGTGGTCGATCCTCTGAGGTAGGCAGTCAAGAACGCGAGGGATCAGCAGGACATGGCCATACTCTATTGGACTAACCTGTTATTAAAAACAATAAAGAATTAATCTTTTGCTAGACAAAAAACAAGGCAAGGTCTCTGTATATATTAATTACATTGACGGCAACAACACTAGGAGAATTATCAGCGTCAAGAGGCATGCAGGGGAAGAACTGAGCTTCGCAATCTTCACCAGCTTCAAACTGGAAGAGCAACTCTTCTTGACCAACTTTAGTGAAGTTGAACTTGTTGCCATCAAAAGACTGCAAAACCTTGTCCACGCGGAACTCGGTAGGCCTCTTCTTTAGGTGACGACCCTCGTTTAGCTGAGCAACGAATCCATAGTTCCCCGGGATCACCTAAAAACAACAACAAGAGAGACAATCTTAAGAACAATGTGAAACACAACAAGATAGTCTTCAGAGATCAAGCATAAGATAAAGAAAGACGCTTACTTTGGTTTCGCAGGCAGTGACATCGTAGCGAAAGAGCCCCCTATGGAACCTATCCTCCCACTAAACACATAACATTATTACAAAATGATTAGACTCACTCAAAACCAACATAATCTGAAGTTAGCTCTATGTATTATATGAGTTTACCTCTCCAAGGACAAGGGACTCCAGAAAAGCCACAGGAGGCTCTCTAGCTTCACCGCTGATCACAACCTTCTCTCCGGTGCCGGATTTTTCCAGTTTCTTGCAAGCGTACAACGGAAGCCTTGCACCTGAACAGGAAAAAAAGATGAATCAAACATGCAAAATTCAAGACAAAAAAAATCGAAAAGCTTTAGATGTAAGAAAGTACCGTTCAGACAGCAAGCTCCGAGACAGTTCCGTCCACAGCCGACAGATTCATCCGAAGCTTCATCCTTTTGGTAGTTAGACACTACGGTCGGAACCCTCTTGATTTTCAGCATTCTCAGGAAGAAAAAAAAAAGAAAGAAGAAGAAGAAGAAGAAACAAATCTAAACCCTAAAACCTAAAGGAAGAGAAAAGAGGTGAAGGAGGAGGAACCGCCTCCGGCGAGAAAGAGGAGATCGGAAGGGCTGCCGCCTTCAGACGGCAGAGCTCCACGTCCTCCGTGCGGCAAAGGGTTAGTCTCGATTAAACAACCCTCCTTGCGTACAAGATGGACATGAAAGCTGACACCCGTTGATATCCCGTGTATAGCCGTGATGCCCGATCACCAATTTTCGCCGGAGAAGATAAAACCAGACACACTCAAAAACAGAACACAAAGGACAGATCTTTCGATGTGTTGTGTGTTCCGATCTAGAGATTGGTTCCTTTAAATAGATAGGAGATGAGTGAACCGGAGATTAGTAACGACACAACTACATATATTTTTATGGAAATCTCTTTTTTTATGTGGTTGTCAGTTTTTTGCCAAGACGTTATTTTATTATTGAAATCTATTTTTTCCTTTGAAATTATTTTGTCCGTTTGGTTCCTACACTTGTACTACTTGTGCATTATGCAGCATTGTAGGAGATGGATTACATCCTTCCACAAGGCCCATCGAATAACAGGTCCTAGCCCGGCAAGCTTAACCAGTTTAGTCGGCTTAAGCGGCTAAAGATGGCAGCTCGACTCCAGAGTACTTTTAGCCGATCAGCTAAGCCGACTAAATACGCGCGGCTTATAGAGAACAGTACCAAGTCCCGTGTACTCGGCCTTTAACGACAGGGCCCAAAGGATGACACGATTAGGGCATCACGGACGAGGGCACTATAAGAGGGGATGAGGAGACAACGAAAAAGGGGACTTTTGGGACAGCACACACATAAGCGGCTAGATCTAGGGTTTCCTAATCATCTCTTTGATCCTGTTGCTTGAACCTTTGATCTTGTCTCCTTATTTCCCGTCAATCNNNNNNNNNNNNNNNNNNNNNNNNNNNNNNNNNNNNNNNNNNNNNNNNNNNNNNNNNNNNNNNNNNNNNNNNNNNNNNNNNNNNNNNNNNNNNNNNNNNNNNNNNNNNNNNNNNNNNNNNNNNNNNNNNNNNNNNNNNNNNNNNNNNNNNNNNNNNNNNNNNNNNNNNNNNNNNNNNNNNNNNNNNNNNNNNNNNNNNNNNNNNNNNNNNNNNNNNNNNNNNNNNNNNNNNNNNNNNNNNNNNNNNNNNNNNNNNNNNNNNNNNNNNNNNNNNNNNNNNNNNNNNNNNNNNNNNNNNNNNNNNNNNNNNNNNNNNNNNNNNNNNNNNNNNNNNNNNNNNNNNNNNNCCGACGGCGACCGGAGGCGAACATCTCTCAGGCGACTCCGAGCCTAACGAAACCCTTCTCGCCGACCACCACCTGGTAGGTTCTGATCTGGCAACCATATGCGAGCTCACCGATCTCAAACTCAGTTTCCAACAAATGAGCGAGAAGATCCATCAAGTAACCAGCGCGGCCCCGCAAATCGAGAGCGTCCTCGCCGCAACCTCACGCACTCCGTTTATTAGTGCTCTGGCCAGCGTCCAACTCAGATAAATAGAAAAACTGCGCCTACCCGAGTACAAACCCAGCGGAGACCCGGTGGAACACATGACAGCTTTCAACCTTGCGATGGCACGGGCTCGACTCCCAGAAGAAGAAAGGGACGCAGGCTACTGCCAACTGTTCGTCGAAACTCTCCACGAGCAAGCCCTAACCTGGTTTTCCCAGTTAGAAGAAAACTCCATCGGAAGCTTCCGCGACTTGTCAGCAGCTTTTCTCAAGACTTACATTATGTTCACCAAGCGCAGCGCTACTGCCTCTAGCTTGTGGAACCTCAACCAAACCAAAGACCAGAGTCTTCGCGACTACATGGAGAAGTTCAAAACCGTAGTCTCAAGGATTGACATTCCAGACGGTATCGCCATTGACGCCTTGCGGAACACGTTGTGGGTTCGTTCTAAATTCCGAGAGGATTTATACCAAAACCCAACTACGTTACTCCAGGACGCTATCGCACGATCTGACAGCTTCATCAAAATGGAAGAAGATACTAACGCCATTCTCAGCAAGATGAACGCACCCAAAGCGCCAGCGGCTAAAAACGCCAACACGCGACAAGAACCGCGCCAGCATGCTCCAACCGACAAAAACGGCCGTAAAGACGGATACATGTATGTCGTCAACGAGAACAACGTGCCGGTTTTAACTCTCGTAGTCCGCGGCGAGGGATGGAACAAGTGGGTAAGGGAGCTCGATTCGCCCGACAAACCAGTCGATAGTGTTTGCACCACCCAACCTACAGCCGGAGCCGGGTCAGCAGCGGGGCTTTCCAGGACCGTCGATCTCACCAAGCATTGCAAATATCACGACGTCAAGGGACATGATACCACATAATGCAAATCACTCTACGCTCATTATCTCTCGTCACTTGCGAGCGGTGAATTTAAGTTCGAACCCTTGAAAGCTAAACCAAAGAATGGCAAGAGCTGGAGGAAAAAAGAGCCCAGCGCAAAGCCACCAGCAAAGGTCGACAAAACGACGCTCAACGACGAGACGACGAGGAGGAGACCCCGAAGGATAACGGTGAGGGAGACTCCTCCGCCGACGAAGAGCATCCTGCTAATCGCAGACGCATCGAGGTTATACTCTCTCNNNNNNNNNNNNNNNNNNNNNNNNNNNNNNNNNNNNNNNNNNNNNNNNNNNNNNNNNNNNNNNNNNNNNNNNNNNNNNNNNNNNNNNNNNNNNNNNNNNCCGTCCGACGACTATAACGACGATGCGCCTGTACTCGGAGATCTGAGAGACGTCCTGAAGCGGAAGTTNNNNNNNNNNNNNNNNNNNNNNNNNNNNNNNNNNNNNNNNNNNNNNNNNNNNNNNNNNNNNNNNNNNNNNNNNNNNNNNNNNNNNNNNNNNNNNNNNNNNNNNNNNNNNNNNNNNNNNNNNNNNNNNNNNNNNNNNNNNNNNNNNNNNNNNNNNNNNNNNNNNNNNNNNNNNNNNNNNNNNNNNNNNNNNNNACGACAGTTGGAGCAAGCTAAAGGTCATTTTCAACCTCCAGCGCATGACCCTAACATACCCACCGACCTCCGCACCTTGCTAGACTCCAAGCGAGTACAAA
Proteins encoded:
- the LOC106312359 gene encoding GDP-L-galactose phosphorylase 1-like is translated as MLKIKRVPTVVSNYQKDEASDESVGCGRNCLGACCLNGARLPLYACKKLEKSGTGEKVVISGEAREPPVAFLESLVLGEWEDRFHRGLFRYDVTACETKVIPGNYGFVAQLNEGRHLKKRPTEFRVDKVLQSFDGNKFNFTKVGQEELLFQFEAGEDCEAQFFPCMPLDADNSPSVVAVNVSPIEYGHVLLIPRVLDCLPQRIDHKSLLLALHMAAEAANPYFRLGYNSLGAFATINHLHFQAYYLAMPFPLEKAPSKKMITTVSGVKISELVNYPVRSLLFEGGSSMQDLSDTVSDACVCLQNNNIPFNILISDSGRQIFLMPQCYAEKQALGEVSPELLETQVNPAVWEISGHMVLKRKEDYEGASEENAWRLLAEASLSEERFKEVNALIFEAIGCSNQEEELEGILVQPSGSVNQTGNRTLGGPITNGIASECLVLQ
- the LOC106308797 gene encoding uncharacterized protein LOC106308797 — protein: MARARLPEEERDAGYCQLFVETLHEQALTWFSQLEENSIGSFRDLSAAFLKTYIMFTKRSATASSLWNLNQTKDQSLRDYMEKFKTVVSRIDIPDGIAIDALRNTLWVRSKFREDLYQNPTTLLQDAIARSDSFIKMEEDTNAILSKMNAPKAPAAKNANTRQEPRQHAPTDKNGRKDGYMYVVNENNVPVLTLVVRGEGWNKWVRELDSPDKPVDSVCTTQPTAGAGSAAGLSRTVDLTKHCKYHDVKGHDTT